One window of the Shewanella litorisediminis genome contains the following:
- the proC gene encoding pyrroline-5-carboxylate reductase, translating into MQNTKICFIGAGNMSRAIIGGLIKSGYSASLITATNPSTPKLDALATDYGINTSQDNVKSAAAADVIVLSVKPQLMQAVCESLTDVVDGKLLITIAAGIPESRYHDYFGRQVKLIRTMPNTPMQLGLGMTGLYAPAGMPQEDKAFAESLMRACGDIVWVDKESGIDKVIALAGSSPAYFFLFIEAMIEAGVEMGLPEADARTLAQQAAVGAAAMVKQNPELTPAELRANVTSKGGTTAEAIATFEAGGLRSLVKDAMGNCIKRAEEMARNF; encoded by the coding sequence ATGCAAAATACAAAAATCTGTTTCATCGGCGCCGGAAACATGAGCCGCGCCATCATTGGCGGCCTGATAAAGAGCGGCTACAGCGCCAGCCTTATCACGGCAACCAACCCGAGCACGCCAAAACTCGACGCTTTGGCCACAGACTATGGCATCAACACCTCTCAGGACAATGTGAAAAGCGCAGCAGCAGCCGATGTCATAGTGCTGTCAGTTAAGCCTCAACTGATGCAGGCAGTCTGTGAATCACTCACCGATGTCGTAGATGGCAAGCTGCTGATTACCATCGCCGCCGGTATCCCGGAAAGCCGCTACCACGATTACTTTGGCAGGCAGGTCAAACTTATCCGCACCATGCCCAACACCCCCATGCAGCTGGGGCTGGGTATGACAGGCCTATATGCACCGGCTGGCATGCCACAGGAAGATAAGGCCTTTGCCGAGTCGCTGATGCGCGCCTGCGGTGATATCGTCTGGGTGGATAAAGAGTCTGGTATTGATAAAGTGATTGCGCTGGCAGGCAGCTCACCGGCCTACTTTTTCCTCTTTATCGAGGCCATGATTGAAGCGGGTGTCGAAATGGGGCTGCCAGAAGCCGATGCCCGCACCCTGGCGCAGCAAGCTGCCGTTGGTGCCGCCGCCATGGTAAAACAAAACCCGGAACTCACCCCTGCTGAGCTCAGGGCCAATGTCACATCCAAGGGCGGCACCACGGCTGAAGCCATCGCCACCTTTGAAGCGGGCGGGCTCAGGAGCCTGGTGAAGGATGCCATGGGCAACTGCATCAAGCGGGCCGAAGAGATGGCCCGGAATTTTTAA
- a CDS encoding YggT family protein: MNAMVFLVNTLFDLYLMVVILRIWLQLVRADFYNPFSQFIVKATHPIVAPLRRILPPIGKLDTASLVLAFAVVVIKMLVLTLIAGAAINLPTILAYSVVAVIKNAGVLFFWMLLIRAILSWFNQGYNPFIMVISQLTEPVLAPVRRVIPPIGGLDLSVLVVFIALNFINMLLAQYVPFWAFI, from the coding sequence ATGAATGCGATGGTTTTTTTAGTAAACACCCTGTTTGATCTCTATCTGATGGTGGTGATTTTAAGGATTTGGCTGCAGCTGGTCAGAGCCGATTTTTACAACCCTTTCAGCCAGTTTATCGTTAAAGCGACCCACCCTATCGTGGCGCCACTGCGCCGTATTTTGCCCCCCATCGGTAAGCTGGACACTGCCTCGCTGGTGCTGGCCTTTGCCGTGGTGGTGATAAAAATGTTGGTACTGACCCTGATAGCCGGTGCGGCCATAAACTTGCCCACCATACTCGCCTACTCAGTGGTGGCCGTGATTAAAAATGCCGGGGTGCTCTTCTTCTGGATGTTGCTTATCCGCGCCATCCTGAGCTGGTTCAATCAGGGTTACAACCCCTTTATCATGGTGATTTCCCAGCTTACAGAGCCAGTGCTGGCGCCGGTTCGCCGTGTTATCCCACCCATTGGCGGTCTGGATCTGTCTGTACTGGTGGTCTTTATCGCCCTTAACTTCATCAATATGCTGCTGGCCCAATACGTGCCTTTCTGGGCCTTTATCTGA
- the yggU gene encoding DUF167 family protein YggU — protein sequence MSAITRQEQDLLLALYVQPKASRDELVGLHGEELKLAITAPPVDGKANAHICKLLAKAFRVPKGKVSIERGELGRHKLVRIQAPEIIPDDFARYL from the coding sequence ATGAGTGCCATCACTCGCCAGGAGCAGGATTTACTGCTGGCGCTGTATGTGCAGCCCAAGGCCAGCCGGGATGAACTGGTTGGCCTTCACGGCGAGGAGCTTAAACTTGCCATCACGGCACCGCCTGTCGATGGCAAGGCCAACGCCCATATCTGCAAGCTGCTGGCAAAGGCATTCAGGGTGCCCAAGGGCAAGGTATCCATCGAACGTGGCGAACTTGGACGGCATAAACTGGTGCGTATTCAGGCGCCGGAAATAATCCCTGACGATTTTGCCCGTTATCTCTAA